The Akkermansiaceae bacterium genome segment GCGCTGATCCGGCGTGAAATTCCCCGCTTGTCCCGGGGAAAAGCGCTGGAAAGAGCGCGGCACATGATTTACCCTCCACCCATGGCCGCGATCATTTCCTATGCCCAACTGGAGGATGAGGTGCTTCACCTTCCGCTTGAGGATCGTTCGCGGCTCGCCAACCGCTTGCTCGAAAGCCTCGACGAAGATGATGGCCTCGAACTGGGTCCGGAGTGGAATGAAGAACTTCAGCGGCGGGTGAAGAAGATCGACGGAGGCACGGCCCGGATGATTCCCGGCGGTGAGGTATCCGCCAACGTGAGGGCACGTCTGGAGGAAGTCCGCAACGAACGCCGATGATGCTGACATGGCACGAAGCCACCGAAGAGGAATACACTTCGGCCGCGATTTATTACGAACGGCAGGTGGAGGATTTGGGCGAACGCTTCATCGGACAAGTGGAAGCAACCGTGGCGCGGGTGATGTCGGCACCTTTGTGAACGCGTTGTCATGTTGACGGCTGTAGGAAGCTCCGGGTGGACCGCTTTCCCTATACGGTGATCTACAGGGTAACGGGCAATGAGGTGCAGATCCTTGCTGTCGCCCACGCGAAGCGCCTCCCCCCGGTTATTGGAGCGGGCGGACGAGCTGATGAAATCCGCCGCTTCCGTGATGGATGGGTGAATTTTATTTGGCACACCGAGTCCTTTCCGGTGGATTGCAGGCAACAATCGCCGCTTGCCCATCGTAAAAACCCGCTCACACTGTTCAGCAACCCATGCTCCGTTACATTTCCGCCGCTGCATTGATCCCGACCCTCGCCTTCGCGCAGAGCGGGGATAAGAAAGACCATGCCAACATGGACCCGGTGGTCCCGGCGGAACTCATCCCTCCGGCCCCGATCCTGCCGGTCGATCAGGCGCTGAAGGCGTTCAAGACCGCTCCCGGATTCGTCATCGAGGCATTCGCCGCGGAACCCACCGTCGATAAGCCGGTCGCGCTCGACTACGATGCCGCCGGACGCCTGTGGATCTGTGAGATGCAGGGCTACATGCCGGACATCGACGGCAATGGCGAGAACATCCCCCAAGGACGCATCGTTGTCGTCGAGGACACCAACCATGATGGCAAGGCGGACAAGCGCACCGTCTTCCTCGACAAGCTGAACCTGCCGCGTGCCGTCGCCGTTTTTCCGGATGGCATCCTTTTCACCGACAACGAGAATCTGCTGTGGATCAAGCGGGACGGCCTCAAGCCGGTGGGCGAAGCGGAGATCGCCGTGCCTGATTTCATCGAGGCGGGCAACGTGGAGCACAAGAGCAACGGCCTGATCCACGGCCTGGACAACTGGCTCTACAACGCGAAGTCGGGCAAGCGTGTCCGCCGCATCAATGGCAGGTGGGTGGTGGAGAACACCATCTTCCGCGGCCAGTGGGGCATCGCGAAGGATAACTACGGCCGCCTCTTCCACAACCACAACTCCGCCTTCCTCTTCGGTGACAACGTCGCGCCCAACCTGCTCCAGGGGAATCCCGGCGTCACCACCAAGATCGCCGAGTTCAGCGGCGTCGGGCCGAACGCGACCTGGCCGATCCGGGTGACACCCGGCGTCAACCGCGCCTACATCTCCAAGAAGAACGGCTACGGGTCCGACACCCTGAACCCTGAGACGCACAAGCTCATCAACTGCACCGCCGCCGCGGGTATGACCGTCTATCGCGGCAGCAACTTCCCGAAGGAGTGGGCGGACCGCGCGCTGGTCACCGAGTCCTGCGTCCAGCTCGTCAAGGCGATCGAGATCAAGGACGGTGGCAGCGGCAAGCTCACCGGCAGCCATCCCTACGAAAAGGAAGAGTGGCTGGCCTCCACCGACGAACGCTTCCGCCCGGTGAGCGCTTACAATGCTCCGGACGGCACTGTGATCATTGTGGATATGTATCACGGCATCATCCAGCACAAGACCTTCGTCACCTCCTATCTGCGCGAGCAATACGTGAGCCGCGGACTGGACGGCCCGGCCCACGGACAGGGCCGCCTCTACCGCGTCCGTTCGGAGAACGGCAAGCTGGAAGCCTACGAAGACCTTTCCAAGAAGACCGGTCCGGAGCTGGTCGCCTTGCTGGGCCATGCGAACGGCTGGCACCGCGATACCGCACAGCGCGTGCTGGTGGACCGCGGCGATGCTTCCGTTGCCCCGCAACTGGTGGCGGTCGTCGCGAAGAATGACAACCCGCTGGCCCGCATCCACGCGCTGTGGACGCTGGAAGGTCTGGGCAAACTCGATGCCGCCGTGATCGAGCCGCTGCTTTCCGCGAAGGATCCGAAGGTCGTCATCTCCGGACTGTGGGCTGCTTCCAAACTGCCTGACGCCGAGCTTGCGAAGCTCTCCCCCATCCTCCTGAAACTGGAGCCTGCCACCGAGGAGATGAAGCCTTACATCGCACGGGTTCTCGGGCCGCTGGCCACGTCTGCCGCCTGGGACAAGCTCACCGACATGATCGTGAAATCCGGCAAGAACCCGCTGGTGCTGGGAGCCGCGTTCTCCGGTCTCGACCACCACGAACTCAAGTTCAAGGCGGCTGCGGGCGACAAGATCAAGAACAAGGACTTCCTCGGCTGGCTGGACAAGGGTGCCTCCAACGCCCCTGCGAAGAAGGCTGCCGGCGAGCTGCTGACCGGTCCCGACAGGGAAGCATTCGTCCGCGGCAAGAAGCTCTACAACGGCGAGGCCGCCTGCTTCGGCTGCCACGGACTGGCCGGTGAAGGTGTGCCGAACCTCGGACCGCCACTCGATGCTTCCGAATGGGTAACCGGTGACGTCAGCATCTTCGGCAAGATCCTGCTCCACGGTCTGACCGGCCCGATCAAGGTCCATGGAAAGGTCTATGTCTCCCCTGCGGACATGCCCGGACTGTTCCAGAATCCCGCCATGACCGATGCCGCCCTCGCGGACATCGCCACCTACGTGCGTAACGAATGGTCGAACGCCGCCGCTCCGGTGAAGGCGGAGGAGTTCACCAAGATCCGTGAGGCGACCAAGGATCGCAACGGCAAGCCCTACACCGAAGCCGAGCTGAGGAAGTAAGGGATGCCCGCCTGAGGCCGGTAAGGAGGGTGGACATTGCGGCGGAGCCGCGATGTCCGCTGCGCTCCCCTGCCATTTGAGGGATAATTCCTCTTTTCAGGCTGATCGCCAATGCCGCCGAGGGACAGGAGTGTCCCTCCTCCTTACTCTCAATATACCCGTCGGACGGAGTGACTGAAGTAGTGTTGCGTCAGCAGGTCGGACAGATCCTCGAGCCTTCCGCTGAAGACTTCGAGTTCCTCCGTGGTCCGGGGGCCTGATTTACCGAACGGTTCGTCCAGCAAGGCGAGCCGTGCGACGATCTGCGGAAACAATCCACTGTTGGGGTCTCCGGGGAAGTTTCCGGACTCCGTCTGGAGGATCGCGGTCTGGTGGGCCACCGAACGCGGATTCGTCTGGTCCATGAACAGCAGCTCGCACACTGCATCCCAACGGGGCTTCGAGAAATGCCTGCGCCGGTAGGTCATCACGCTGTCGCAGATCTCCAGCACCGGCTCCAGGAAATGGGAGTCTTCCTCATCCTTCTCTCCGGCGGCTGCGACCTGCAACAACACCAGCGTTCCCAGAGCCCGCTCCAGACGGCGGCCTACCTCAAGGAACCTCCATCCCTGCCCCCGCGTCATGTTCTCCGCCTGCATGCCCGCAAAGGCGGAAAGATGGAGGATGAGCTGGTCCAGGGTCACCGAAAGCTCCCGTGCCTGCGGAGGTGTCGGAGGTGGATGGATGATGCCGTCCAACCGGTTGAAGAACCTCCACGTGTCATCGGACAGCCTGTCACGTGCGGCGGCGGCATTGGAAAGCAGCGCCCGCACCAGCGGCGGTATCCCGGTCCCGCTGTTGGTTCCATGCACCTGGTCGATCAAAGCTCCCAGCAAACCGAACGCTTTGGTCTTTTTCTTCGCGGGGGCCATCCCGACGGCATCGAGCAGATCCAGGCATGCCGCCAGTTGCTCGTGCTGGAGCCGACCGGCCTCTCCGACGAGGTGTTTCATGGTCACCCTCAGCAGGCGGGTGGCCAGCTCGATGCGCTCCGCATACCTGCCCACCCAGAACAGTTCCTCAGCGATGCGGCTGGGCACTTCCGCCGCGGCAGGATGGCGGCGGACCATGGTGGGGCTCTCCGGCTTCCCGGCCTTCGCCTTGCCGGGTTCCTCCGCACCTTCCAGGATCCACACATCCTTGGTGGAACCGGCGTGCACCGGCCAGAGCTGGGGCGCTTGGCCGGGCTTGCCCACCCTGCCCAGCCCACCTGGCAGCGTGACCGGAGTGCCGGAGGAATTCAGCGTGAACCCACGCACCACCACCGGCCTGGATGCCAGGCTGCGGCCGTCCAGGGACGGTGCCACGCTCGGCGTGACATCGAGCTGGGCGACGAAATCGTAAGGACGTTCCTCGATGATGGTGAGCCAGTGCTTCCGGGCGTTCGGGGACAGCGACGACCACCGCACCGGCAGCAACGGCTCGTCCAGCGAGGCGGAAAGCAGCACGTAGCGGCTGAAGTTCTCCAACACCTTCGCACGGACGTCCGCCTGGCCGAGCCACCACGTTTCCACGAACGGCAGCTTCAGATCCTCCCCCAGCCACTTGCGGCAGATCTGAGGGAGGAACGGCAGCAATGCGGGCGATGATGCCAGCCCCGCGCCCGGAGCATTCGCCAGCGCGAGATTCCCGCTCCGCCATGCCTCCACGATGCCGGGAACACCACCCCGGCCCATGGTCCAGAAATCCAGCGGATCGATCACGTCATCACCCAGCCGGTTGGCCACGCAGTCGATGCGCCGCAGCCCGCCGAGCGTCTTCAGATAGAGGCGCTTTTCCCGCACGGTGAGGTCCGCGGCCTCCACCAGCGGAAAGCCCAGCAAACGTGCCTTGTAGGCATGCTCGAAGTAGGATGGATGGCGGAACCCGGCGGTGAGGAACACCACGTTCGGCATCTCTCCGCGGGGCATGGACAGCTCCTGGAGGGTCGCCCTTTCCGCATCGAAAAATGGCTGCAGCCTCGCCACCCGCGCGCTTTCATAGGCGTCGGACAGGACATTGGAGGCCACGCTGCGGTTCTCCAGCACCTGACCCAGTCCCTGCGCTCCCTGGACCTGGTCGTTCAGCACCTTCCAGATCCCTCCGGGCATCCGCACCAGATCACTGGAAAAGCCGACGAGGAACTTCCCGCCCTGCGGCTGCACCCCGCGGATCTGAGGTTGGTAGGAGCGGTTGGAATGGATGAGATCCGGCGGTATCAAGCCCTCCGCCATCAATTTCTGCGGGCCGTAAAGGTCCGCAACCACCATCTCCAACAGACGCATGCGCTGGATCAGCCCGGCTGAAATCTTGTCCCATTCCTCCCGGCGGACCATCAACGGCAGCGGATCAATGACATAAGGCTGACCGGTTCCGCCAACGTCACTGTACACGTTGAAGGTGGTTCCCAGATCATCCAGCATCCGGTCGGCGGTGGCGCTGAGGTTGGCGCGGTCCGCAGAGGTCATCGCCTGGAGCTTTCCGGCGAAATCCTCCCAGCCGGGCCGTATCCCGCCATCCGGTGCTGTCATTTCATCCCACGCGGCATCCCCCGCTCCGCCTGTGGACGGAGGAGTGTTCGCCGGAACGGATCGACTGCGTTGGAGCATGGGCTGACGGAGGTCCTGAAACCGCTCACAGGCTTGCCGGAATCATCCTCAAGTCCAGCGTGAATGGGAAATCAGGGCTCTCCGGCACTTCCTTCGGGATGATTTTCCCACCCGTATGACCATGGCGGAAAAAGCGAGCGAGTCGCCTGGCTTCCGCCTCGAAGGCATTGACCGGGAAGGTGGTATGATTCCGCCCTCCGGGGTGCGCGACGTGGTAGGAGCAGCCGCCGAGCGAGCGGTCGTTCCAAGTATCGAGCAGATCGAACACGAGCGGCGCGTGAGGCGGGATGGACGGGTGGAGGCAGTTCGGCGGTTGCCAGGCGCGGTAGCGGACGGCGGCGACGAACTCCCCCTGCGTTCCGGTGGGGTGCAGCGGGATCTTGTATCCATTGCAGGCCATCACGTGGCGCTCTCCGGTCAGGCCGCGGACCAGCACCTGCATGCGCTCCAGGGAGCTGTCCACATAGCGGACCGTGCCTCCGGGGCTGCCATCTTCGCCGAGAACGTGCCATGGCTCGATGGCGTGGCGGAGTTCGACATCCACCCCGCCCTGCACGAAGTCCCCGATTTTCGGAAAACGGAACTCCAGGTGCGGGGCGAACCATTCGTCCTCGATGGCATAGCCACCCGCCCGCAGATGGGAGAGAACGTCCTTGAAGTCCTGCCAGATGAAATGCGGCATCATCCAGCGGTCGTGGATTTCGCTGTCCCAGCGGACCAGCGGCTTCTCGTAGGGATCTTTCCAGAACTTCGCGACCAGCGCGCGCAGCACCAGGTGCTGGGCGAGGCTCATCTGGGAATGCGGCGGCATTTCGAAGTTCCGCATCTCCAGCAGGCCCAGGCGGCCGGTGGCGCTGTCCGGGCTGTAGAGTTTGTCGATGCAGAACTCGGCGCGGTGCGTGTTCCCCGTCGAGTCGATGAGCAGGTTCCGGAACGCACGGTCCACCTGCCACGGCAGCGGCGTCACGCCTTCCAATGTCTTGAACGCGATC includes the following:
- a CDS encoding addiction module protein, whose translation is MAAIISYAQLEDEVLHLPLEDRSRLANRLLESLDEDDGLELGPEWNEELQRRVKKIDGGTARMIPGGEVSANVRARLEEVRNERR
- a CDS encoding c-type cytochrome; this encodes MLRYISAAALIPTLAFAQSGDKKDHANMDPVVPAELIPPAPILPVDQALKAFKTAPGFVIEAFAAEPTVDKPVALDYDAAGRLWICEMQGYMPDIDGNGENIPQGRIVVVEDTNHDGKADKRTVFLDKLNLPRAVAVFPDGILFTDNENLLWIKRDGLKPVGEAEIAVPDFIEAGNVEHKSNGLIHGLDNWLYNAKSGKRVRRINGRWVVENTIFRGQWGIAKDNYGRLFHNHNSAFLFGDNVAPNLLQGNPGVTTKIAEFSGVGPNATWPIRVTPGVNRAYISKKNGYGSDTLNPETHKLINCTAAAGMTVYRGSNFPKEWADRALVTESCVQLVKAIEIKDGGSGKLTGSHPYEKEEWLASTDERFRPVSAYNAPDGTVIIVDMYHGIIQHKTFVTSYLREQYVSRGLDGPAHGQGRLYRVRSENGKLEAYEDLSKKTGPELVALLGHANGWHRDTAQRVLVDRGDASVAPQLVAVVAKNDNPLARIHALWTLEGLGKLDAAVIEPLLSAKDPKVVISGLWAASKLPDAELAKLSPILLKLEPATEEMKPYIARVLGPLATSAAWDKLTDMIVKSGKNPLVLGAAFSGLDHHELKFKAAAGDKIKNKDFLGWLDKGASNAPAKKAAGELLTGPDREAFVRGKKLYNGEAACFGCHGLAGEGVPNLGPPLDASEWVTGDVSIFGKILLHGLTGPIKVHGKVYVSPADMPGLFQNPAMTDAALADIATYVRNEWSNAAAPVKAEEFTKIREATKDRNGKPYTEAELRK
- a CDS encoding circularly permuted type 2 ATP-grasp protein, whose translation is MLQRSRSVPANTPPSTGGAGDAAWDEMTAPDGGIRPGWEDFAGKLQAMTSADRANLSATADRMLDDLGTTFNVYSDVGGTGQPYVIDPLPLMVRREEWDKISAGLIQRMRLLEMVVADLYGPQKLMAEGLIPPDLIHSNRSYQPQIRGVQPQGGKFLVGFSSDLVRMPGGIWKVLNDQVQGAQGLGQVLENRSVASNVLSDAYESARVARLQPFFDAERATLQELSMPRGEMPNVVFLTAGFRHPSYFEHAYKARLLGFPLVEAADLTVREKRLYLKTLGGLRRIDCVANRLGDDVIDPLDFWTMGRGGVPGIVEAWRSGNLALANAPGAGLASSPALLPFLPQICRKWLGEDLKLPFVETWWLGQADVRAKVLENFSRYVLLSASLDEPLLPVRWSSLSPNARKHWLTIIEERPYDFVAQLDVTPSVAPSLDGRSLASRPVVVRGFTLNSSGTPVTLPGGLGRVGKPGQAPQLWPVHAGSTKDVWILEGAEEPGKAKAGKPESPTMVRRHPAAAEVPSRIAEELFWVGRYAERIELATRLLRVTMKHLVGEAGRLQHEQLAACLDLLDAVGMAPAKKKTKAFGLLGALIDQVHGTNSGTGIPPLVRALLSNAAAARDRLSDDTWRFFNRLDGIIHPPPTPPQARELSVTLDQLILHLSAFAGMQAENMTRGQGWRFLEVGRRLERALGTLVLLQVAAAGEKDEEDSHFLEPVLEICDSVMTYRRRHFSKPRWDAVCELLFMDQTNPRSVAHQTAILQTESGNFPGDPNSGLFPQIVARLALLDEPFGKSGPRTTEELEVFSGRLEDLSDLLTQHYFSHSVRRVY